The Nomia melanderi isolate GNS246 chromosome 13, iyNomMela1, whole genome shotgun sequence sequence TTCCACTGGCACATACCTCGCGTGGCCAGCGATTGCTTCGCCGATTTTCGATCAAAATGGCTACCCCACGAACAACCAGGGTACATCCTGGGTCCGTGCGTCAGTGGCCTTGGGCGCCATAATTGGTAGCTTGCCAGCAGGAACAATTGCTGGCAGGATTAGTCGGAAGAGAAGCATTCTGATAAGCAGCCTACTGTTATCGTCGTGTTGGTTCGTTATCGGGTTTGCACGGGGCAAACTATGGTGGGTAGCATATCTTTATTACCCTGTGTAAATATTAATGGCGCGCATTGCTCTGTTCTTCAGAAATTTGTTTTATGTTAATACCAGAGATTCTTCCCTCAACgttattgcataataaaatagataatctACGAATACCTCGGTAtcaattttactataaataCCTCCAGCGCCGAGgatgaaaaaattttaaaaccctTTAACTTATGGCAAATTAGacttttattagaatatttcgaAGATAAGTGTATATAGGTAGATCTCGTTAAGAAGTTTCTTAAGAAAACTTTGTGCTAAGAAATTTCACCTAAAAGGGTAAAGttcattgtaaaactatatggtaaTTAAACCGTTCGCTATATAATAATGTTTCGAAAActaatttataatgtaatgaTTGTTTCAAAGGTTATTTCTAGCTCGTTTCGTAGCTGGTTTGTCGTGCGGTGTGTCGTCCATTTTGATTCCACTGTACCTGTCTGAAATAATGGTGGATTGCGTTAAAATATCTTTGAGGACGATGTTGCAGCTTGCAACTGCACTTGGGGTTTTGTTCACTTATTCTGTGGGTGAGCGGCGGTTTTGTGAAAGTAACagagaaattgaatattaagaaattaggaattattggaacaaaattattgtaatttttatatttaattaaatgatatatttaatatttaattattttaataatggatgaataatatgtttaatttttaatatatattaataatgtaataaagtaatattgcAGCATAAACAGATTACACAGATCTTCTCTACTGATTtctcaatttcaataattaattataataatttaatttcagtgTAACTTGATATTTCAAGAAATTCTAATTCTGTAGAGTTCACCAACAGTTTGACCACAATTGTGCTTCTTTGCGCTCTGGCTCCGGGGTTTCTTTCGATCGCAACTCAATCGATACCGGAATCACCTGTCTGGTTGATCAGACAGAACCGTCAAACGGCAGCTCAAGAGATTTTAACACACTACGGAGGAAGACGTCTGTCGGAACAAGAAATTTCCAGAGAAAGCGTACCGATTTCTGAACTGTGGAAACATCGAAAGGCCACAATCATTGCACTTGGTAAATCATTTTACTATCACAAACATTCACAAAAAACTACAACATTCTTCCTGTcagaaaatacattttacaaatcaaaaagaaataaattttatctcgtaacatttaaatttaaactcaaaattatattcaaattccaattaatattgtaatctaAATTACAATTCGCCTACATTTTAAATTGTAGCTTCTATCCAAAGTATGTGAGTCagaattttacttttcattatccgaatttaaatttaaattcaaaataaatattcagattCAAACTCCACCTTGTAAATATCaactttaaatttataattcgtaacattcaaatttacatGTTTGGTATAATAGTattctgaaaatttaaattttcataaattacgaAGAATTCAGAATTTTACTTTTCGTAATtgtgatattaaaattatggtTACACTGTAACTCGAAgagtaatttaaccctttgtactcgaaagttttccactagaaatactcaacatttttcaatgctATATACATAACATTTTCTTAAacaaactaatgagaaaacatacatgaattaaagataaaagctattgtatttcaatatttcacgttcgaTATGTTATATAAAGCTTAACATtacatataagattttatagttttgttatatcgaatcaaatggtgactgagagttacatcttgagtgcaaagggttaatatttctctGGTGACATGTGTCTTTAGTTCTGATTTGGTACCATGCGAATTCCTACTATTCAGCCCTTTTCAGGCATGATGATGTTTCAACAGCTGTCAGGAATGAACACCCTCATATCCTACGCGACGACGATATTCCGGTATATAAGGTTTCCGTTAAGCCCGACAAGTTGTTCGATAATCGTCGGATTGACGTACGTGATCGCCACGCTGTCTTCGGAAAGTCTGATCGATCGTACGAAGAGGAAACTTCTACTTTTCCTTAGT is a genomic window containing:
- the LOC116432287 gene encoding facilitated trehalose transporter Tret1-like → MAVSLANDERARGPWIAKRSQCTLVMLVGLANFSTGTYLAWPAIASPIFDQNGYPTNNQGTSWVRASVALGAIIGSLPAGTIAGRISRKRSILISSLLLSSCWFVIGFARGKLWLFLARFVAGLSCGVSSILIPLYLSEIMVDCVKISLRTMLQLATALGVLFTYSVEFTNSLTTIVLLCALAPGFLSIATQSIPESPVWLIRQNRQTAAQEILTHYGGRRLSEQEISRESVPISELWKHRKATIIALGMMMFQQLSGMNTLISYATTIFRYIRFPLSPTSCSIIVGLTYVIATLSSESLIDRTKRKLLLFLSLSIMSVSMFVLSGYFRLQKTEDVSNFTWLPFLSFIIYVAAFGVGCGPIPWILIEKIFPEDVKTTAISASIVCEWLSAFVAMKLFQDMLSSMGISSTFAAYGMVSLIGTAFVAILVPETEGRSIEEIQIELHKEHDTSGYCI